TGTCGCTGCCGGCGCAGGCTGCGGACCCAGCCGCGGCTGCCGCCAAGGCCTCGGCCACCACGACCTGGGTGTATCCGCTGGTCCCGAAATTCGGTGGCGTGCATCCGCGCCCGGATGCCGATGCCCAGCCGGACCCCAAGGCCGACTACAAGATTCTTGTCGACGTGATTTCCACCGGAACCGACAAGAGCAAACCGTATCCATCGCTGGAGCGCCTGGCGCGCCTGGTGAACCTGCTGGCCCACTCCGGGGTGCCGCCGGAACGCATGCACATCGTGGCGGTGCTCGATCAACGCGCGGGCGCCGCGGGCCTGACCGATGCCGCCTCGCGCAAATACCTGAAGAAGGGCAATCCGAACCTGGAAATCCTCCATGCGCTGAAGAAGGCCGGCGTCAAGCTGCTCGTCTGCAGCCAGGCCCTGGCCGAACACGGCGTCCAGGACAACGAGCTCGATCCGGCCGTCACCGTCACGCTGTCGGCGCTCACCGCGCCCGTCGTGTATCAGCAACAGGGCTACCACTACATGCAGTTGTAGGCAGCGTCGGCAGGGACATGGCGAGCGCGGCACGGCGTGCCCTGCCCTTCAATCCAGTGGCCACGGCAGCTGGTCGCGCACCCGTTCGGTGAGGGCCGGTTCGGGCTCCGCCTCGGCGGCGCGTCGCTGCTCGACGGGTTCGCCGCGGCGCCACCATGACTCCACCTCGCGATGCTCGGCAGGCTCGGCCGGTTGTCCCAGACGCGGCAGGAACAGGCCGACGCCGAGCGGGTCGGCCAGTTTCAGCAAGTCCTCGACGGGTTCGTCCCAGGCATGCGTGGCCAGCGCAAACGTGCCCCAGTGCACCGGCATCAGCACGCCGCCGCCAAGCAGGCGGTGAGCGGCCAGCGCGTTGGCGGGCCCCAGGTGGATATCGCCCCAGGAAGGATGGAACGCGCCCACTTCGAGCATCACCAGATCGAACGGGCCCAGCCGGTCGCGGATCGCTTCGTATTCGGTGGTGAGCCCGGTGTCGCCGCTGAAGAACACCCGATGCCGGTCGCCGGCCATGACCATCGACGACCACAATGTCT
This is a stretch of genomic DNA from Rhodanobacter sp. FDAARGOS 1247. It encodes these proteins:
- a CDS encoding DsrE family protein; translated protein: MKIQLSLARVLSCMALVAMSLPAQAADPAAAAAKASATTTWVYPLVPKFGGVHPRPDADAQPDPKADYKILVDVISTGTDKSKPYPSLERLARLVNLLAHSGVPPERMHIVAVLDQRAGAAGLTDAASRKYLKKGNPNLEILHALKKAGVKLLVCSQALAEHGVQDNELDPAVTVTLSALTAPVVYQQQGYHYMQL